In a single window of the Hypanus sabinus isolate sHypSab1 chromosome 15, sHypSab1.hap1, whole genome shotgun sequence genome:
- the LOC132405516 gene encoding protein FAM114A2-like isoform X2 yields MEEMGSSEVPVDKDSSGSEGSLSGASDMGETHKKDVMLQQSKSELVKNTTNNAQDKDNESAENKLHMIESKGKTSVGMTRKRPESKGSTPGMTEQQPPGTDDKSKVVSDQEAGSWGYWGNWGKSLLTTATATVASVGHGISHVIEKAESSLGIPSPTEVSAEARLSDGDKAGLEDSEKGPKTEDESSSPTSGAFGMFSTITTAVQNTGRTVLSGGLDALEFIGKKTMDVIAEGDPGFKKTRGLMYRTTTLSQVLREAKEREQQQQQTADDLSVDVQKKANYGILFDEFQGLSHLEALEILSNESELKVRSVVNSLSGEAVEKLKEELETIKEAFALVEFDEEEEEGNEGDDGSGFVKEISDLLSELHVAVTSDKLGKAKKNANDCIIEVNSLSLVQIEMASEDKEKEGQNEKSISGLHRDHKISVENIHTSAVRSLAELTARSIEQFHKVAELILHSQNQDVGVLDHAKTLSKLTVVLCKEVAVLSKQFTTCLTKIGVKEKADVLNPLITGVFLEASNSATYIQDAFQLLLPILQISQIQTCLNTT; encoded by the exons ATGGAGGAAATGGGATCTTCTGAGGTACCAGTGGATAAAGATTCGTCAGGTTCAGAAGGAAGTTTGAGTGGTGCATCAGATATGGGAGAAACTCATAaaaaagatgtaatgttgcagcaatcCAAGTCTGAACTTGTGAAGAACACTACAAACAATGCTCAAGATAAGGACAATGAGTCTGCTGAAAATAAACTTCATATGATTGAAAGTAAAGGAAAGACTTCAGTCGGCATGACAAGAAAGAGACCAGAATCAAAGGGATCCACTCCCGGGATGACTGAACAGCAACCCCCAGGAACTGATGACAAG TCAAAAGTCGTCTCTGATCAGGAGGCAGGAAGTTGGGGCTACTGGGGAAATTGGGGGAAGTCACTGCTTACTACAGCAACAGCCACAGTAGCATCTGTTG GTCATGGAATTTCCCATGTGATCGAAAAAGCTGAGTCCTCTCTTGGAATTCCCAGCCCTACAGAAGTTTCAGCAGAAGCAAGATTATCTGATGGGGACAAAG CAGGATTAGAGGACTCTGAAAAAGGCCCCAAAACTGAAGATGAATCTTCCTCTCCAACCAGTGGGGCATTTGGGATGTTTTCTACCATTACCACTGCGGTTCAGAACACA GGGAGAACTGTACTAAGTGGTGGTTTGGATGCCCTTGAGTTCATTGGTAAGAAAACCATGGATGTTATTGCAGAAGGAGATCCTGGATTCAAGAAAACACGAGGCCTGATGTACAGAACAACCACATTGTCTCAG GTTCTGAGGGAAGCAAAAGAAAGagaacaacaacaacagcaaacagCTGATGAtctttctgtagatgtacaaaaGAAAGCTAATTATGGAATTTTGTTCGATGAATTTCAAGGTCTATCCCATCTGGAAGCTTTGGAAATTTTGTCCAATGAAAGTGAACTAAAG GTTAGATCAGTGGTTAATTCCCTGTCTGGAGAAGCTGTTGAAAAATTGAAGGAAGAATTGGAGACTATTAAAGAAGCTTTTGCTTTGGTTGAATTtgatgaggaggaggaagaagggaATGAAG GAGATGATGGGTCTGGATTTGTAAAAGAAATATCTGATTTGTTATCAGAGCTGCATGTAGCTGTGACATCTGACAAACTGGGCAAA GCTAAAAAGAATGCAAATGATTGTATAATTGAAGTAAACTCTCTCTCACTGGTACAAATAGAAATGGCATCAGAAGATAAAGAGAAAGAAGGACAGAATGAGAAATCTATATCGGGCTTGCATAGGGATCACAAAATTTCAGTTGAG AATATCCATACATCTGCCGTCAGAAGTTTGGCAGAGCTCACAGCTAGGTCCATTGAACAGTTCCATAAAGTGGCAGAACTAATTCTTCACAGCCAGAACCAGGATGTGGGGGTATTGGACCATGCCAAAACTTTATCTAA ATTGACTGTTGTCTTGTGTAAGGAAGTGGCTGTCCTTTCGAAACAGTTCACGACTTGTTTAACAAAGATAGGG GTTAAAGAGAAGGCAGACGTTCTTAATCCATTAATTACTGGAGTATTTTTGGAG GCCTCCAACAGTGCAACCTACATTCAGGATGCATTTCAGCTGCTGCTTCCAATTCTTCAAATTTCTCAAATTCAGACTTGCTTGAACACAACGTAA
- the LOC132405516 gene encoding protein FAM114A2-like isoform X1, translated as MEAKSISRLFYFLLPQLLLDPQSFSSVLFLFAVFFVLCYLTNLSWTPPCHKYLLCFYLFSTVSGASKMEEMGSSEVPVDKDSSGSEGSLSGASDMGETHKKDVMLQQSKSELVKNTTNNAQDKDNESAENKLHMIESKGKTSVGMTRKRPESKGSTPGMTEQQPPGTDDKSKVVSDQEAGSWGYWGNWGKSLLTTATATVASVGHGISHVIEKAESSLGIPSPTEVSAEARLSDGDKAGLEDSEKGPKTEDESSSPTSGAFGMFSTITTAVQNTGRTVLSGGLDALEFIGKKTMDVIAEGDPGFKKTRGLMYRTTTLSQVLREAKEREQQQQQTADDLSVDVQKKANYGILFDEFQGLSHLEALEILSNESELKVRSVVNSLSGEAVEKLKEELETIKEAFALVEFDEEEEEGNEGDDGSGFVKEISDLLSELHVAVTSDKLGKAKKNANDCIIEVNSLSLVQIEMASEDKEKEGQNEKSISGLHRDHKISVENIHTSAVRSLAELTARSIEQFHKVAELILHSQNQDVGVLDHAKTLSKLTVVLCKEVAVLSKQFTTCLTKIGVKEKADVLNPLITGVFLEASNSATYIQDAFQLLLPILQISQIQTCLNTT; from the exons TTTCAGGCGCATCAAAGATGGAGGAAATGGGATCTTCTGAGGTACCAGTGGATAAAGATTCGTCAGGTTCAGAAGGAAGTTTGAGTGGTGCATCAGATATGGGAGAAACTCATAaaaaagatgtaatgttgcagcaatcCAAGTCTGAACTTGTGAAGAACACTACAAACAATGCTCAAGATAAGGACAATGAGTCTGCTGAAAATAAACTTCATATGATTGAAAGTAAAGGAAAGACTTCAGTCGGCATGACAAGAAAGAGACCAGAATCAAAGGGATCCACTCCCGGGATGACTGAACAGCAACCCCCAGGAACTGATGACAAG TCAAAAGTCGTCTCTGATCAGGAGGCAGGAAGTTGGGGCTACTGGGGAAATTGGGGGAAGTCACTGCTTACTACAGCAACAGCCACAGTAGCATCTGTTG GTCATGGAATTTCCCATGTGATCGAAAAAGCTGAGTCCTCTCTTGGAATTCCCAGCCCTACAGAAGTTTCAGCAGAAGCAAGATTATCTGATGGGGACAAAG CAGGATTAGAGGACTCTGAAAAAGGCCCCAAAACTGAAGATGAATCTTCCTCTCCAACCAGTGGGGCATTTGGGATGTTTTCTACCATTACCACTGCGGTTCAGAACACA GGGAGAACTGTACTAAGTGGTGGTTTGGATGCCCTTGAGTTCATTGGTAAGAAAACCATGGATGTTATTGCAGAAGGAGATCCTGGATTCAAGAAAACACGAGGCCTGATGTACAGAACAACCACATTGTCTCAG GTTCTGAGGGAAGCAAAAGAAAGagaacaacaacaacagcaaacagCTGATGAtctttctgtagatgtacaaaaGAAAGCTAATTATGGAATTTTGTTCGATGAATTTCAAGGTCTATCCCATCTGGAAGCTTTGGAAATTTTGTCCAATGAAAGTGAACTAAAG GTTAGATCAGTGGTTAATTCCCTGTCTGGAGAAGCTGTTGAAAAATTGAAGGAAGAATTGGAGACTATTAAAGAAGCTTTTGCTTTGGTTGAATTtgatgaggaggaggaagaagggaATGAAG GAGATGATGGGTCTGGATTTGTAAAAGAAATATCTGATTTGTTATCAGAGCTGCATGTAGCTGTGACATCTGACAAACTGGGCAAA GCTAAAAAGAATGCAAATGATTGTATAATTGAAGTAAACTCTCTCTCACTGGTACAAATAGAAATGGCATCAGAAGATAAAGAGAAAGAAGGACAGAATGAGAAATCTATATCGGGCTTGCATAGGGATCACAAAATTTCAGTTGAG AATATCCATACATCTGCCGTCAGAAGTTTGGCAGAGCTCACAGCTAGGTCCATTGAACAGTTCCATAAAGTGGCAGAACTAATTCTTCACAGCCAGAACCAGGATGTGGGGGTATTGGACCATGCCAAAACTTTATCTAA ATTGACTGTTGTCTTGTGTAAGGAAGTGGCTGTCCTTTCGAAACAGTTCACGACTTGTTTAACAAAGATAGGG GTTAAAGAGAAGGCAGACGTTCTTAATCCATTAATTACTGGAGTATTTTTGGAG GCCTCCAACAGTGCAACCTACATTCAGGATGCATTTCAGCTGCTGCTTCCAATTCTTCAAATTTCTCAAATTCAGACTTGCTTGAACACAACGTAA